One stretch of Schlesneria sp. DSM 10557 DNA includes these proteins:
- a CDS encoding SIS domain-containing protein encodes MSAAEQSVVPFSHLEQLREARAILTVEGEALLELSRRLDRGFCTAVDLISGCPGCVIVSGVGKAGLIGQKIAATLSSTGTRAYFLHPTEALHGDLGCVGCDDVWLLFSNSGETEELTRLLPIIRGQKQAIIAVTASDASTLGTQADATICLGRLIEAGAHGLAPTTSTTAMLAVGDALALVVSQKKKFTPKQFAAFHPGGSLGRRLASVKDVMRSVDQVRVAEDTATIREVFVHHSRPGRRTGAVILVDESGRLSGLFTDSDLARLLEQRRDTQFDRPISEVMTVRPLTVGPDAILEEALQLLSARHVSELPVVDEQGIPLGMIDITDVIGLGKDSSTDGTSK; translated from the coding sequence ATGAGCGCCGCTGAACAATCCGTTGTCCCTTTCTCGCACCTGGAACAGTTGCGAGAAGCTCGCGCTATTCTCACGGTCGAAGGCGAAGCACTGCTCGAGCTGTCCCGCCGGCTGGATCGTGGATTCTGCACGGCCGTCGATCTGATCTCGGGTTGTCCGGGCTGCGTGATCGTCTCGGGAGTCGGCAAGGCCGGATTGATTGGCCAGAAGATCGCCGCCACACTCTCTTCGACGGGCACACGCGCCTATTTCCTGCACCCCACCGAAGCACTGCATGGTGATCTGGGTTGCGTGGGCTGTGACGATGTCTGGCTGCTGTTCTCCAACAGTGGCGAGACCGAGGAACTGACACGACTTTTGCCGATTATTCGTGGCCAGAAACAAGCCATCATCGCGGTGACCGCCAGCGACGCCAGCACGTTGGGAACACAAGCTGACGCCACGATTTGCCTGGGGCGACTGATCGAAGCAGGGGCCCACGGTCTGGCCCCCACGACAAGTACGACTGCCATGCTCGCAGTCGGTGATGCGCTGGCGCTGGTCGTCAGTCAAAAGAAGAAATTCACGCCGAAGCAGTTCGCCGCGTTTCACCCGGGTGGCAGCCTGGGCCGGCGGCTGGCATCCGTCAAAGACGTCATGAGATCCGTCGATCAGGTCCGTGTCGCCGAAGACACAGCCACGATCCGCGAAGTCTTTGTGCACCATTCGCGTCCAGGCCGTAGAACCGGGGCAGTCATTCTGGTCGACGAATCGGGTCGTCTTTCCGGATTGTTTACGGACAGCGATCTCGCGCGACTGCTTGAACAGCGACGTGACACCCAGTTTGACCGACCGATCTCCGAAGTCATGACGGTCCGCCCATTGACGGTTGGACCGGATGCGATTCTCGAAGAAGCACTCCAACTGCTGAGTGCCAGACATGTCAGCGAACTTCCCGTGGTCGATGAGCAGGGAATTCCGCTGGGAATGATCGACATCACCGATGTGATTGGTCTTGGAAAAGATTCCAGTACCGACGGCACAAGCAAATGA